In the Phaseolus vulgaris cultivar G19833 chromosome 7, P. vulgaris v2.0, whole genome shotgun sequence genome, one interval contains:
- the LOC137827821 gene encoding chaperone protein dnaJ 15, producing the protein MGMGSKMEGPSTPANRRDPYEVLSLTRDSTDQEIKTAYRKLALKYHPDKNASNPEASELFKEVAYSYSILSDPEKRRQYDSAGFEALDADSMDMEIDLSNLGTVNTMFAALFSKLGVPIKTTISANVLEEALNGTVTVRPLPIGTSVSGKVEKQCAHFFGVTMSEQQAESGIVIRVTSTAQSKFKLLYFEQDVNGGYGLALQEDSEKTGKVTSAGMYFLHFQVYRMDSTVNALAMAKDPDGAFFKRLEGLQPCELSELKAGTHIFAVYGDNFFKTASYTIEAVCAKSYEDTTQKLKDVEAQILRKRNELRQFEAEYRRALARYQEVTDRYAKEKQSVDELLKQRDGIHSSFTIVNSTSITGNGSNLSNGSSSKMTGEESPGEDGGSDGKDKSGKKKWFNLNIRGSDKRLG; encoded by the exons ATGGGAATGGGTTCAAAAATGGAAGGACCGTCTACCCCTGCTAATCGACGTGACCCATACGAGGTATTGTCCTTGACAAGGGATTCAACCGATCAAGAAATTAAAACGGCGTACAGAAAGCTTGCTCTTAA GTATCACCCTGACAAAAATGCCAGCAATCCTGAAGCTTCGGAGCTATTTAAAGAGGTTGCATATTCTTATAGTATCTTGTCTGACCCAGAAAAGAGAAGGCAGTATGACAGTGCTGGATTTGAG GCACTTGATGCTGATAGCATGGACATGGAGATTGATTTGTCTAATCTGGGGACAGTGAACACAATGTTTGCAGCTTTATTCAG CAAACTGGGTGTCCCTATCAAGACTACCATTTCAGCTAATGTTCTTGAAGAAGCTCTGAACGGAACAGTTACAGTCAGACCCCTTCCAATTGGAACTTCAGTTAGTGGAAAG GTAGAGAAGCAATGTGCTCATTTTTTTGGTGTGACAATGAGCGAACAGCAAGCTGAGTCGGGCATTGTAATAAGAGTTACTTCAACAGCACAAAGCAAATTCAAG TTGCTCTACTTTGAACAAGATGTGAATGGAGGCTATGGTCTGGCATTGCAG GAAGATAGTGAGAAGACTGGCAAGGTGACATCTGCAGGAatgtattttttacattttcaagTGTACAGAATGGATTCAACGGTGAATGCG TTAGCGATGGCCAAGGATCCTGATGGGGCCTTCTTTAAGAGGTTGGAAGGTCTTCAGCCTTGTGAACTCTCAGAACTAAAGGCCGGCACTCACATATTTGCTGTTTATG GAGATAACTTCTTTAAGACTGCTAGCTATACGATTGAGGCAGTATGTGCAAAATCGTATGAAGATACCACCCAAAAactgaaggatgttgaagctcAAATTTTAAGAAAGAGGAATGAGCTACGCCAATTTGAAGCAGAATATAGAAGG GCATTGGCGCGCTATCAGGAAGTGACAGACAGATacgcaaaagaaaaacaatct GTAGACGAGCTTCTGAAACAAAGGGATGGTATCCATTCTTCCTTCACCATTGTGAATTCAACCAGTATTACTGGAAATGGTAGTAATTTGAGCAATGGAAGTTCTAGCAAAATGACTGGTGAAGAGAGCCCCGGGGAAGATGGAGGGTCAGATGGGAAGGACAAGTCAGGCAAAAAGAAATGGTTTAACTTGAATATTAGGGGTTCTGATAAGAGGTTGGGTTAA
- the LOC137827657 gene encoding uncharacterized protein isoform X1, translating to MAAHRLALVIQSSSKDDEFLLLKQSRPPKFHDEEYDSFVDSDLWDLPSAQLNPLPPESDPPLLLEAGPSHAESEDFDLRKFDIRSALDEVFGQLGFGAVEGGGWKFLKYVKEAAFGPDLPVNTVFIVGKLVAAEDKNSIDSYRWMTIRSCLNWIQQVKPSGDRVGPLIVLGLINESSFSTKWKVPPAINHQEYPPGVIIIPMRSRTLKPFHTTNLVVFAPENFPNNSEENNFIASGDALIVDPGCLSEFHGELEKVVNALPRRLVVFVTHHHHDHVDGLSVIQKCNPEAILVAHEKTMHRISRDDWSLGYTSVRGDEDIVIGGHRLSTIYAPGHTDGHMALLHANSHSLIVGDHCLGQGSAVLDIRAGGNMSDYFQTTYKFLELSPHALIPMHGRVNVWPKQMLCGYLKNRRSREANILKAIEGGAKTLFDIIESVYSDVDRRAWIAASSNVRLHVDHLAQQHKLPKDFSIQKFKNTCGLHFLSRWIWAYTSRTLLRQIGKSSFLIAGVLACTVAFYCQNKFTK from the exons ATGGCAGCTCACAGACTTGCTCTCGTAATCCAAAGCTCTTCAAAGGACGATGAATTTCTGCTCCTGAAGCAGTCGCGCCCTCCCAAATTCCACGACGAAGAATACGACTCTTTCGTCGATTCTGATCTCTGGGACTTGCCCTCGGCGCAGTTAAACCCGCTGCCACCAGAGTCGGACCCACCGCTTCTGCTGGAAGCTGGGCCCTCGCATGCCGAATCCGAGGACTTCGATTTGAGGAAATTCGACATCCGTTCGGCTCTCGACGAG GTGTTTGGACAACTAGGGTTTGGGGCGGTTGAAGGAGGAGGTTGGAAGTTCCTTAAGTATGTAAAGGAAGCTGCCTTTGGACCTGATTTGCCCGTTAACACAGTCTTCATTGTTGGAAAATTGGTAGCGGCTGAGGACAAGAACTCTATAG ATTCATATAGATGGATGACTATCCGAAGCTGTCTTAACTGGATTCAGCAAGTGAAACCAAGTGGAGATCGGGTTGGACCATTGATTGTTCTTGGTCTTATAAATGAATCATCTTTCTCTACAAAGTGGAAAGTCCCACCAGCCATAAACCATCAg GAGTACCCACCTGGTGTTATCATTATACCTATGAGAAGTAGGACATTAAAGCCTTTTCACACGACAAATTTGGTGGTGTTTGCACCTGAAAATTTTCCAAATAATTctgaagaaaataattttattgcaAGTGGAGATGCACTCATAGTTGATCCAGGATGCCTATCTGAGTTCCATGGAGAG CTAGAGAAAGTTGTTAATGCTTTGCCAAGACGACTAGTGGTCTTTGTCACTCATCATCATCATGATCATGTAGATG GTCTCTCAGTTATCCAGAAGTGCAATCCTGAAGCTATTTTGGTAGCCCATGAAAAAACCATGCATCGAATAAGCAGAG ATGATTGGTCACTTGGCTATACCTCAGTTAGAGGGGATGAAGATATTGTCATTGGTGGTCATAGATTGAGCACTATTTATGCCCCG GGACATACAGATGGCCATATGGCACTGCTTCATGCAAATTCTCATTCCTTGATTGTTGGTGATCATTGTTTGGG TCAGGGAAGTGCTGTCTTGGACATAAGAGCTGGTGGAAATATGTCT GATTACTTTCAAACCACATACAAATTTCTGGAGCTTTCACCGCACGCTTTAATACCAATGCATGGGAGAGTTAATGTCTGGCCAAAACAGATGCTGTGTGGATATCTAAA GAATCGCAGAAGTAGAGAAGCTAATATTCTGAAAGCAATTGAAGGTGGAGCAAAAACTTTGTTTGACATTATAGAATCTGTATATTCTGATGTTGATCGTCGTGCCTGGATTGCTGCATCATCAAATGTGAGGCTCCATGTGGATCATCTAGCTCAACAACACAAGTTACCAAAG GATTTTTCAATCCAGAAGTTCAAAAATACCTGTGGGCTGCATTTTTTATCACGATGGATATGGGCTTACACTAGTCGCACTTTATTACGTCAAATAGGGAAGTCTTCATTTCTTATTGCGGGTGTTCTTGCTTGCACTGTTGCATTTTACTGTCAAAACAAGTTCACTAAATAA
- the LOC137827657 gene encoding uncharacterized protein isoform X2: protein MAAHRLALVIQSSSKDDEFLLLKQSRPPKFHDEEYDSFVDSDLWDLPSAQLNPLPPESDPPLLLEAGPSHAESEDFDLRKFDIRSALDEVFGQLGFGAVEGGGWKFLKYVKEAAFGPDLPVNTVFIVGKLVAAEDKNSIDSYRWMTIRSCLNWIQQVKPSGDRVGPLIVLGLINESSFSTKWKVPPAINHQEYPPGVIIIPMRSRTLKPFHTTNLVVFAPENFPNNSEENNFIASGDALIVDPGCLSEFHGELEKVVNALPRRLVVFVTHHHHDHVDDDWSLGYTSVRGDEDIVIGGHRLSTIYAPGHTDGHMALLHANSHSLIVGDHCLGQGSAVLDIRAGGNMSDYFQTTYKFLELSPHALIPMHGRVNVWPKQMLCGYLKNRRSREANILKAIEGGAKTLFDIIESVYSDVDRRAWIAASSNVRLHVDHLAQQHKLPKDFSIQKFKNTCGLHFLSRWIWAYTSRTLLRQIGKSSFLIAGVLACTVAFYCQNKFTK from the exons ATGGCAGCTCACAGACTTGCTCTCGTAATCCAAAGCTCTTCAAAGGACGATGAATTTCTGCTCCTGAAGCAGTCGCGCCCTCCCAAATTCCACGACGAAGAATACGACTCTTTCGTCGATTCTGATCTCTGGGACTTGCCCTCGGCGCAGTTAAACCCGCTGCCACCAGAGTCGGACCCACCGCTTCTGCTGGAAGCTGGGCCCTCGCATGCCGAATCCGAGGACTTCGATTTGAGGAAATTCGACATCCGTTCGGCTCTCGACGAG GTGTTTGGACAACTAGGGTTTGGGGCGGTTGAAGGAGGAGGTTGGAAGTTCCTTAAGTATGTAAAGGAAGCTGCCTTTGGACCTGATTTGCCCGTTAACACAGTCTTCATTGTTGGAAAATTGGTAGCGGCTGAGGACAAGAACTCTATAG ATTCATATAGATGGATGACTATCCGAAGCTGTCTTAACTGGATTCAGCAAGTGAAACCAAGTGGAGATCGGGTTGGACCATTGATTGTTCTTGGTCTTATAAATGAATCATCTTTCTCTACAAAGTGGAAAGTCCCACCAGCCATAAACCATCAg GAGTACCCACCTGGTGTTATCATTATACCTATGAGAAGTAGGACATTAAAGCCTTTTCACACGACAAATTTGGTGGTGTTTGCACCTGAAAATTTTCCAAATAATTctgaagaaaataattttattgcaAGTGGAGATGCACTCATAGTTGATCCAGGATGCCTATCTGAGTTCCATGGAGAG CTAGAGAAAGTTGTTAATGCTTTGCCAAGACGACTAGTGGTCTTTGTCACTCATCATCATCATGATCATGTAGATG ATGATTGGTCACTTGGCTATACCTCAGTTAGAGGGGATGAAGATATTGTCATTGGTGGTCATAGATTGAGCACTATTTATGCCCCG GGACATACAGATGGCCATATGGCACTGCTTCATGCAAATTCTCATTCCTTGATTGTTGGTGATCATTGTTTGGG TCAGGGAAGTGCTGTCTTGGACATAAGAGCTGGTGGAAATATGTCT GATTACTTTCAAACCACATACAAATTTCTGGAGCTTTCACCGCACGCTTTAATACCAATGCATGGGAGAGTTAATGTCTGGCCAAAACAGATGCTGTGTGGATATCTAAA GAATCGCAGAAGTAGAGAAGCTAATATTCTGAAAGCAATTGAAGGTGGAGCAAAAACTTTGTTTGACATTATAGAATCTGTATATTCTGATGTTGATCGTCGTGCCTGGATTGCTGCATCATCAAATGTGAGGCTCCATGTGGATCATCTAGCTCAACAACACAAGTTACCAAAG GATTTTTCAATCCAGAAGTTCAAAAATACCTGTGGGCTGCATTTTTTATCACGATGGATATGGGCTTACACTAGTCGCACTTTATTACGTCAAATAGGGAAGTCTTCATTTCTTATTGCGGGTGTTCTTGCTTGCACTGTTGCATTTTACTGTCAAAACAAGTTCACTAAATAA
- the LOC137827657 gene encoding uncharacterized protein isoform X3, protein MAAHRLALVIQSSSKDDEFLLLKQSRPPKFHDEEYDSFVDSDLWDLPSAQLNPLPPESDPPLLLEAGPSHAESEDFDLRKFDIRSALDEVFGQLGFGAVEGGGWKFLKYVKEAAFGPDLPVNTVFIVGKLVAAEDKNSIDSYRWMTIRSCLNWIQQVKPSGDRVGPLIVLGLINESSFSTKWKVPPAINHQEYPPGVIIIPMRSRTLKPFHTTNLVVFAPENFPNNSEENNFIASGDALIVDPGCLSEFHGELEKVVNALPRRLVVFVTHHHHDHVDGLSVIQKCNPEAILVAHEKTMHRISRDDWSLGYTSVRGDEDIVIGGHRLSTIYAPGHTDGHMALLHANSHSLIVGDHCLGQGSAVLDIRAGGNMSDYFQTTYKFLELSPHALIPMHGRVNVWPKQMLCGYLKNRRSREANILKAIEGGAKTLFDIIESVYSDVDRRAWIAASSNVRLHVDHLAQQHKLPKDFSLETYNSSLITFVDNVGKL, encoded by the exons ATGGCAGCTCACAGACTTGCTCTCGTAATCCAAAGCTCTTCAAAGGACGATGAATTTCTGCTCCTGAAGCAGTCGCGCCCTCCCAAATTCCACGACGAAGAATACGACTCTTTCGTCGATTCTGATCTCTGGGACTTGCCCTCGGCGCAGTTAAACCCGCTGCCACCAGAGTCGGACCCACCGCTTCTGCTGGAAGCTGGGCCCTCGCATGCCGAATCCGAGGACTTCGATTTGAGGAAATTCGACATCCGTTCGGCTCTCGACGAG GTGTTTGGACAACTAGGGTTTGGGGCGGTTGAAGGAGGAGGTTGGAAGTTCCTTAAGTATGTAAAGGAAGCTGCCTTTGGACCTGATTTGCCCGTTAACACAGTCTTCATTGTTGGAAAATTGGTAGCGGCTGAGGACAAGAACTCTATAG ATTCATATAGATGGATGACTATCCGAAGCTGTCTTAACTGGATTCAGCAAGTGAAACCAAGTGGAGATCGGGTTGGACCATTGATTGTTCTTGGTCTTATAAATGAATCATCTTTCTCTACAAAGTGGAAAGTCCCACCAGCCATAAACCATCAg GAGTACCCACCTGGTGTTATCATTATACCTATGAGAAGTAGGACATTAAAGCCTTTTCACACGACAAATTTGGTGGTGTTTGCACCTGAAAATTTTCCAAATAATTctgaagaaaataattttattgcaAGTGGAGATGCACTCATAGTTGATCCAGGATGCCTATCTGAGTTCCATGGAGAG CTAGAGAAAGTTGTTAATGCTTTGCCAAGACGACTAGTGGTCTTTGTCACTCATCATCATCATGATCATGTAGATG GTCTCTCAGTTATCCAGAAGTGCAATCCTGAAGCTATTTTGGTAGCCCATGAAAAAACCATGCATCGAATAAGCAGAG ATGATTGGTCACTTGGCTATACCTCAGTTAGAGGGGATGAAGATATTGTCATTGGTGGTCATAGATTGAGCACTATTTATGCCCCG GGACATACAGATGGCCATATGGCACTGCTTCATGCAAATTCTCATTCCTTGATTGTTGGTGATCATTGTTTGGG TCAGGGAAGTGCTGTCTTGGACATAAGAGCTGGTGGAAATATGTCT GATTACTTTCAAACCACATACAAATTTCTGGAGCTTTCACCGCACGCTTTAATACCAATGCATGGGAGAGTTAATGTCTGGCCAAAACAGATGCTGTGTGGATATCTAAA GAATCGCAGAAGTAGAGAAGCTAATATTCTGAAAGCAATTGAAGGTGGAGCAAAAACTTTGTTTGACATTATAGAATCTGTATATTCTGATGTTGATCGTCGTGCCTGGATTGCTGCATCATCAAATGTGAGGCTCCATGTGGATCATCTAGCTCAACAACACAAGTTACCAAAG GATTTTTCTCTGGAAACTTACAATTCCAGCTTGATTACATTTGTTGACAATGTGGGTAAACTATAA
- the LOC137827657 gene encoding uncharacterized protein isoform X4 — protein MAAHRLALVIQSSSKDDEFLLLKQSRPPKFHDEEYDSFVDSDLWDLPSAQLNPLPPESDPPLLLEAGPSHAESEDFDLRKFDIRSALDEVFGQLGFGAVEGGGWKFLKYVKEAAFGPDLPVNTVFIVGKLVAAEDKNSIDSYRWMTIRSCLNWIQQVKPSGDRVGPLIVLGLINESSFSTKWKVPPAINHQEYPPGVIIIPMRSRTLKPFHTTNLVVFAPENFPNNSEENNFIASGDALIVDPGCLSEFHGELEKVVNALPRRLVVFVTHHHHDHVDDDWSLGYTSVRGDEDIVIGGHRLSTIYAPGHTDGHMALLHANSHSLIVGDHCLGQGSAVLDIRAGGNMSDYFQTTYKFLELSPHALIPMHGRVNVWPKQMLCGYLKNRRSREANILKAIEGGAKTLFDIIESVYSDVDRRAWIAASSNVRLHVDHLAQQHKLPKDFSLETYNSSLITFVDNVGKL, from the exons ATGGCAGCTCACAGACTTGCTCTCGTAATCCAAAGCTCTTCAAAGGACGATGAATTTCTGCTCCTGAAGCAGTCGCGCCCTCCCAAATTCCACGACGAAGAATACGACTCTTTCGTCGATTCTGATCTCTGGGACTTGCCCTCGGCGCAGTTAAACCCGCTGCCACCAGAGTCGGACCCACCGCTTCTGCTGGAAGCTGGGCCCTCGCATGCCGAATCCGAGGACTTCGATTTGAGGAAATTCGACATCCGTTCGGCTCTCGACGAG GTGTTTGGACAACTAGGGTTTGGGGCGGTTGAAGGAGGAGGTTGGAAGTTCCTTAAGTATGTAAAGGAAGCTGCCTTTGGACCTGATTTGCCCGTTAACACAGTCTTCATTGTTGGAAAATTGGTAGCGGCTGAGGACAAGAACTCTATAG ATTCATATAGATGGATGACTATCCGAAGCTGTCTTAACTGGATTCAGCAAGTGAAACCAAGTGGAGATCGGGTTGGACCATTGATTGTTCTTGGTCTTATAAATGAATCATCTTTCTCTACAAAGTGGAAAGTCCCACCAGCCATAAACCATCAg GAGTACCCACCTGGTGTTATCATTATACCTATGAGAAGTAGGACATTAAAGCCTTTTCACACGACAAATTTGGTGGTGTTTGCACCTGAAAATTTTCCAAATAATTctgaagaaaataattttattgcaAGTGGAGATGCACTCATAGTTGATCCAGGATGCCTATCTGAGTTCCATGGAGAG CTAGAGAAAGTTGTTAATGCTTTGCCAAGACGACTAGTGGTCTTTGTCACTCATCATCATCATGATCATGTAGATG ATGATTGGTCACTTGGCTATACCTCAGTTAGAGGGGATGAAGATATTGTCATTGGTGGTCATAGATTGAGCACTATTTATGCCCCG GGACATACAGATGGCCATATGGCACTGCTTCATGCAAATTCTCATTCCTTGATTGTTGGTGATCATTGTTTGGG TCAGGGAAGTGCTGTCTTGGACATAAGAGCTGGTGGAAATATGTCT GATTACTTTCAAACCACATACAAATTTCTGGAGCTTTCACCGCACGCTTTAATACCAATGCATGGGAGAGTTAATGTCTGGCCAAAACAGATGCTGTGTGGATATCTAAA GAATCGCAGAAGTAGAGAAGCTAATATTCTGAAAGCAATTGAAGGTGGAGCAAAAACTTTGTTTGACATTATAGAATCTGTATATTCTGATGTTGATCGTCGTGCCTGGATTGCTGCATCATCAAATGTGAGGCTCCATGTGGATCATCTAGCTCAACAACACAAGTTACCAAAG GATTTTTCTCTGGAAACTTACAATTCCAGCTTGATTACATTTGTTGACAATGTGGGTAAACTATAA
- the LOC137827931 gene encoding glycosyltransferase BC10-like: protein MKGQNNQYPLNSVSKFFNAQFHFVRFLAYILILGFGITIGVIFSFYLKECNFSLQFTQLSLSSFPRTPTLPTPTTKPEISNQTQIQTQVQTQTEIQTQTQTEIQQTESSHVGLKDFLQPPHVVHDMDDEELLWRASMTAKIPDYPFDRVPKVAFMFLTRGPVFLAPLWEKFFQGNEGLYSIYVHSNPSYNGSRPESPVFEGRRIPSKEVEWGNVNMIEAERRLLANALLDIQNQRFVLLSESCIPLFNFSTIYTYLINSTQNNVMAFDDPSSVGRGRYSIQMLPDISINQWRKGSQWFEMDRELALEVVSDRKYFPVFQEYCKGSCYADEHYLPTYVSIKFWEGNSNRSLTWVDWSKGGPHPAKFLRSEITVQFLESLRNQKCKYNGDSINVCFLFARKFAPSTVSKLTKIAPMVMHF, encoded by the exons ATGAAGGGCCAAAATAATCAATACCCCTTGAACTCTGTTTCCAAGTTTTTCAATGCTCAATTTCACTTTGTTCGGTTTCTTGCATATATCCTTATTCTGGGCTTTGGTATAACCATTGGGGTTATCTTCAGTTTCTATCTTAAAGAGTGCAACTTTAGTCTACAATTCACGCAGCTGTCACTCTCTTCCTTTCCGCGAACACCTACCCTGCCAACACCAACTACAAAACCGGAAATATCTAATCAAACTCAAATTCAGACACAAGTTCAAACTCAGACAGAAATCCAAACTCAAACACAAACTGAAATTCAACAAACTGAGAGTAGTCACGTAGGATTGAAGGATTTCCTTCAGCCTCCTCATGTTGTGCATGATATGGACGACGAGGAATTGCTTTGGAGAGCTTCAATGACAGCAAAGATCCCCGATTACCCGTTTGACCGTGTTCCAAAGGTTGCCTTCATGTTCTTGACAAGGGGTCCTGTGTTTTTGGCACCTTTGTGGGAGAAATTCTTCCAAGGGAATGAAGGGTTGTACTCAATTTACGTGCACTCCAATCCATCGTACAATGGATCACGCCCAGAGAGTCCTGTATTTGAAGGTCGCAGAATTCCTAGTAAG GAAGTGGAATGGGGCAATGTGAACATGATTGAAGCTGAACGTCGCTTGTTGGCCAATGCACTTCTTGATATCCAAAACCAACGCTTTGTACTGCTGTCAGAATCATGCATACCACTCTTCAATTTCTCAACCATCTACACTTACTTGATAAACTCCACCCAAAACAATGTCATGGCTTTTGATGATCCAAGTTCTGTTGGCCGAGGCCGGTATAGTATCCAGATGTTGCCTGATATCTCCATCAACCAATGGAGAAAAGGATCCCAATGGTTTGAAATGGACAGAGAGCTTGCACTAGAAGTAGTATCTGACAGAAAATATTTCCCAGTTTTTCAAGAGTACTGCAAAGGTTCATGTTACGCAGATGAACATTACTTGCCAACGTACGTGAGCATCAAGTTTTGGGAGGGGAATTCAAATAGGAGCCTCACTTGGGTTGATTGGTCAAAGGGTGGCCCACACCCAGCTAAATTTCTGAGGTCGGAGATTACTGTTCAGTTCTTGGAGAGTTTAAGGAATCAGAAATGCAAGTATAACGGAGATAGCATCAATGTCTGTTTTCTATTTGCTAGGAAATTTGCACCTAGTACGGTGTCAAAGCTCACGAAGATTGCACCCATGGTAATGCATTTCTAA
- the LOC137827930 gene encoding probable leucine-rich repeat receptor-like protein kinase At1g68400: MAATLSHLTRFLLFHFLLLTVQGSHNPDFDALVAFKTASDASQKLTTWNTSSTNPCSWSGVSCIRDRVSRLVLENLDLQGSIHPLTSLTQLRVLSLKGNRFSGPVPDLSNLTALKLLFLSRNAFSGEFPGTATSLFRLYRLDLSHNNFSGEIPATVSHLTHLLTLRLDGNDFSGHIPDVNLPDLQEFNVSGNRLSGEIPKALSSFPESSFGQNQLLCGAPVKKCASDPTKPGSEGAIASPLLPHNNNNPTTTVSSSPSSMPKTSTPMSSSKSHEKGASRIGPVALIAIIVGDVLVLAIVSLLLYCYFWRNYKLKEGKGSKLFESEKIVYSSSPYPAQGGFERGRMVFFEGEKRFELEDLLRASAEMLGKGGFGTAYKAVLDDGNVVAVKRLKDAQITGKREFEQHMEVLGRLRHPNVVSLRAYYFAREEKLLVYDYMPNATLFWLLHGNRGPGRTPLDWTTRLKIAAGAARGVAFIHNSCKSLRLTHGNIKSTNVLLDKQGNAHVSDFGLSVFAGPGPLGGRPNGYRAPEASDGRKQTQKSDVYSFGVLLLEMLTGKCPSVVESAGSAYGGVVDLPRWVQSVVREEWTAEVFDLELMRYKDIEEEMVGLLQIAMTCTAAAPDQRPRMSHVVKMIEELRGVEVSPCHDSTDSVSESPSMSEDACGTSQ, translated from the exons ATGGCAGCAACACTCTCTCACCTTACTCGTTTTctgctttttcattttcttcttctcactgTTCAAGGTTCCCATAACCCAGATTTCGACGCTCTCGTGGCCTTCAAAACCGCTTCCGACGCTTCCCAGAAGCTCACAACATGGAACACCAGCAGCACCAACCCCTGTTCCTGGAGCGGCGTGTCGTGCATTCGCGACCGAGTCTCGCGACTCGTTCTCGAAAACCTCGACCTCCAAGGCTCCATTCACCCCTTGACTTCTTTAACTCAGCTCCGAGTTCTCAGTCTCAAAGGAAACCGTTTCTCCGGTCCCGTTCCCGACCTCTCCAACCTCACCGCCCTCAAACTCCTCTTTTTGTCTCGCAACGCCTTCTCCGGCGAGTTTCCGGGCACCGCCACGTCGCTCTTCCGCCTCTACCGGCTCGATCTGTCCCACAACAACTTCTCCGGCGAGATTCCGGCGACGGTTTCCCATCTGACCCACCTCCTCACTCTCCGCCTCGACGGGAACGATTTCTCCGGCCACATTCCCGACGTCAACCTCCCCGATCTCCAAGAATTCAACGTCTCCGGAAACCGCCTCTCCGGCGAGATACCCAAAGCATTATCAAGTTTCCCCGAATCCTCATTCGGACAAAACCAGCTTCTCTGCGGTGCCCCAGTTAAAAAATGCGCATCCGACCCAACCAAACCCGGATCAGAAGGCGCTATTGCTTCGCCGTTGTTACCACATAACAACAACAACCCTACAACTACCGTATCATCTTCACCAAGTTCAATGCCGAAAACGTCAACACCAATGTCAAGTAGTAAAAGTCACGAGAAGGGTGCTTCTAGAATCGGCCCGGTGGCACTTATAGCTATTATAGTAGGTGATGTTTTGGTTCTTGCAATAGTGTCATTGCTATTGTATTGTTACTTCTGGAGAAACTACAAGTTAAAGGAGGGGAAAGGGTCGAAGCTTTTTGAGAGTGAGAAGATCGTGTATTCGTCGAGTCCGTACCCCGCTCAGGGAGGGTTTGAGAGGGGTCGCATGGTGTTCTTCGAGGGTGAGAAAAGGTTTGAACTTGAGGACCTGCTGCGAGCCTCTGCGGAAATGCTTGGAAAGGGAGGGTTTGGGACCGCGTACAAGGCAGTGCTCGATGATGGTAACGTGGTTGCGGTGAAGAGACTGAAGGACGCGCAGATTACAGGGAAGAGGGAGTTCGAGCAACACATGGAGGTGTTGGGAAGGTTAAGGCATCCAAATGTTGTTAGTTTGAGAGCTTACTATTTTGCGCGCGAGGAGAAGTTGCTGGTCTATGATTACATGCCCAATGCCACCTTGTTCTGGCTCCTTCACG GAAACAGAGGACCCGGACGAACCCCACTGGACTGGACCACAAGGCTGAAGATAGCAGCGGGAGCCGCGAGAGGCGTGGCTTTCATTCATAACTCGTGCAAGTCCCTTAGACTCACCCACGGTAACATCAAATCCACCAACGTCTTACTCGACAAGCAGGGCAACGCCCACGTGTCTGATTTTGGGCTCTCGGTTTTCGCGGGCCCAGGCCCATTGGGTGGGAGACCCAACGGCTACCGCGCGCCGGAGGCTTCGGATGGTCGGAAACAGACACAGAAGTCCGACGTGTACTCTTTCGGTGTGCTCCTGCTGGAGATGCTGACAGGGAAGTGCCCCTCCGTGGTGGAGAGTGCAGGCAGTGCTTACGGTGGGGTGGTGGACCTACCGCGGTGGGTCCAGTCAGTGGTGAGGGAGGAATGGACGGCTGAAGTGTTTGATTTGGAGCTGATGAGGTATAAGGATATTGAGGAGGAGATGGTGGGGCTGCTTCAGATTGCAATGACGTGTACCGCTGCTGCACCTGATCAACGGCCCAGGATGAGCCACGTGGTGAAGATGATTGAGGAGTTGCGTGGGGTGGAGGTGTCGCCGTGTCATGACTCGACGGACTCTGTTTCGGAGTCACCTTCCATGTCTGAAGATGCCTGTGGAACGAGTCAGTGA